The following are encoded together in the Xiphophorus hellerii strain 12219 chromosome 3, Xiphophorus_hellerii-4.1, whole genome shotgun sequence genome:
- the bola1 gene encoding bolA-like protein 1: MLPSVSRCTRPIYLSVARPLAHFRPPMDPDPNRPVETTIRTKLTDKFKPDHLEVHNESHMHAVPPGSESHFRVLVVSSLFVGLPLIQRHRLVNEALKEELSSCVHALAIQAKTPEQWGVDPALGKSPPCMGGSKNDRTVEEKLKAGRE, from the coding sequence ATGCTTCCCAGTGTCTCCCGCTGCACTCGGCCCATCTACCTTTCTGTAGCTCGGCCTCTGGCTCACTTCAGACCGCCCATGGACCCGGACCCTAACCGGCCTGTTGAAAcaaccatcagaaccaaactgACAGATAAGTTCAAGCCCGACCACTTGGAGGTCCACAACGAAAGCCACATGCACGCGGTTCCCCCCGGATCCGAGTCTCACTTCCGAGTCCTGGTGGTCAGCTCGCTGTTTGTGGGTCTGCCGCTGATTCAGCGCCACCGTCTGGTCAATGAGGCGCTGAAGGAGGAACTGAGTAGCTGTGTTCATGCGTTGGCCATCCAGGCGAAGACCCCTGAGCAGTGGGGCGTGGACCCCGCTCTGGGCAAGAGCCCGCCCTGCATGGGGGGTTCGAAAAACGACCGCACTGTGGAGGAGAAGCTGAAGGCCGGACGGGAATGA